In the genome of Qipengyuania seohaensis, one region contains:
- a CDS encoding fumarate hydratase, which yields MTTIKEQDLIESVADALQYISYYHPMDYIRALGEAYEAEKGPAAKDAIAQILTNSRMCAEGHRPICQDTGIVNVFVKWGMSCRLDSKRSLQEVVDEGVRQAYNHPDNKLRASILADPAFTRRNTRDNTPSVLSVEMVPGNSVEIDVAAKGGGSENKSKFKMMNPSDNIVDWVVEQLPSMGAGWCPPGMLGIGIGGTAEHCMKLAKLSLMDPIDMGQLKQRGAQTDLEQLRIDIFDAVNAQGIGAQGLGGLSTVLDVKIMDAPCHAAGKPVAMIPNCAATRHAHFTLDGSGPAYLDPPNIDEYPQVTWKPDSAARRVDLNSLTQEEVASWKHGDRLLLSGKMLTGRDAAHKRINDMLEAGEELPVEFKGRAIYYVGPVDPVMGEVVGPAGPTTATRMDKFTEMMLDLGLLAMIGKAERGHDAVEVISRFKVAYLMATGGAAYLVSRAIKGAEVVAFEDLGMEAIYEFEVQDMPVTVAVDSEGKNVHTLAPAEWRRRIAENDLEPAE from the coding sequence ATGACAACCATCAAGGAACAGGACCTGATCGAGAGCGTCGCCGACGCTCTGCAATATATATCCTACTACCATCCGATGGATTATATCCGCGCCCTCGGCGAGGCCTATGAAGCGGAGAAAGGCCCGGCGGCCAAGGATGCGATTGCGCAGATCCTCACGAACAGCCGCATGTGCGCGGAAGGCCATCGACCGATCTGCCAGGACACGGGCATCGTAAATGTCTTCGTGAAATGGGGCATGAGCTGCCGCCTCGATTCGAAACGCTCGCTTCAGGAGGTCGTCGACGAGGGCGTTCGCCAGGCGTACAACCATCCCGACAACAAGTTGCGCGCCTCGATCCTCGCCGACCCCGCATTCACTCGCCGCAATACGCGAGACAATACGCCCAGCGTGCTCTCGGTTGAGATGGTCCCGGGCAACTCTGTCGAAATCGACGTCGCGGCGAAGGGCGGCGGGAGCGAGAACAAATCCAAGTTCAAGATGATGAACCCGTCCGACAATATCGTCGACTGGGTGGTCGAGCAGCTGCCGTCCATGGGCGCCGGCTGGTGCCCTCCCGGAATGCTCGGCATCGGGATTGGCGGCACGGCCGAGCATTGCATGAAGCTGGCCAAGCTTAGCCTCATGGACCCGATCGACATGGGCCAGCTCAAGCAGCGCGGTGCGCAGACGGACCTCGAACAGCTGCGGATTGATATCTTCGACGCGGTCAATGCGCAGGGTATCGGTGCGCAGGGGCTGGGCGGCCTGTCGACCGTGCTCGATGTGAAAATCATGGATGCGCCCTGCCATGCAGCCGGAAAGCCGGTGGCGATGATTCCCAATTGCGCCGCGACGCGTCATGCGCATTTCACGCTCGACGGATCGGGCCCCGCCTATCTCGATCCGCCGAATATCGACGAATATCCGCAGGTCACGTGGAAGCCGGATTCGGCGGCGCGGCGCGTGGACCTCAACTCGCTGACGCAGGAGGAGGTCGCTAGCTGGAAACACGGCGATCGCCTGCTCCTGTCCGGCAAGATGCTTACTGGGCGCGATGCCGCGCACAAGCGTATCAATGACATGCTCGAGGCCGGTGAAGAGCTTCCCGTCGAATTCAAGGGCAGGGCGATCTATTATGTCGGCCCGGTCGATCCGGTCATGGGCGAGGTCGTCGGCCCCGCGGGGCCGACCACTGCCACGCGCATGGACAAGTTCACCGAGATGATGCTCGATCTCGGCCTTCTCGCCATGATCGGCAAAGCCGAGCGCGGCCATGACGCGGTCGAGGTCATCAGCAGGTTCAAGGTGGCCTACCTCATGGCTACGGGCGGCGCAGCCTACCTCGTCAGCCGCGCGATCAAGGGTGCCGAGGTCGTCGCTTTCGAGGATCTCGGCATGGAAGCGATCTACGAGTTCGAAGTTCAGGACATGCCGGTCACTGTCGCCGTCGATAGCGAGGGCAAGAACGTCCACACCCTGGCACCGGCCGAATGGCGCCGACGCATTGCGGAAAACGACCTCGAACCCGCCGAATAG
- a CDS encoding protein-L-isoaspartate O-methyltransferase family protein, producing MNTTTTTRPDFSVARKAMIDSQLRTSGVNEAFVIERMGTVPREDFVPDNAKGTAYMDRAIRLADGGFLPAPLFHGAMLAEARPSSEDRVLVIDGGSGYLPALVEPLVSSVEVLSADKAAATKKKGDYTLVLIDGAVEHVPANVAKLVAEKGRIVTGLVERGVTRLATGQRSGKALALLPLAEMGVPRLGAFDKPESWSF from the coding sequence ATGAACACTACAACGACCACTCGCCCCGATTTCTCCGTCGCCCGCAAGGCGATGATCGACAGCCAATTGCGCACCAGCGGTGTCAACGAGGCTTTCGTCATCGAGCGCATGGGAACCGTCCCGCGCGAAGACTTCGTCCCCGACAATGCCAAGGGCACGGCCTATATGGACCGCGCAATCCGGCTTGCCGATGGCGGCTTCCTGCCCGCGCCGCTTTTTCACGGTGCAATGCTGGCCGAAGCACGCCCCTCGAGCGAAGACAGGGTCCTCGTGATCGACGGCGGCAGCGGATACCTGCCCGCCCTGGTCGAGCCCCTGGTCTCCTCGGTCGAAGTGTTGAGCGCTGACAAGGCTGCGGCGACGAAAAAGAAGGGCGACTATACGCTCGTCCTGATCGACGGCGCCGTAGAGCATGTGCCCGCCAATGTGGCCAAGCTGGTGGCCGAAAAGGGGCGCATCGTTACCGGCCTCGTCGAGCGCGGCGTCACCCGCCTCGCGACGGGACAAAGGTCCGGCAAGGCGCTTGCACTGTTGCCGCTCGCCGAAATGGGCGTTCCGCGCCTCGGGGCATTCGACAAACCGGAAAGCTGGAGTTTTTGA
- a CDS encoding TolC family outer membrane protein encodes MISGGVRTILALSAAAGALAVPQGAAQADTLQEALTDAYLNNPTLEAARAQLRATDAGVPLERAAGLPSLDGTATYTEVLKQNSTSFFAPGRSLNAGVDLGVPIYSGGAVKNAVRSAEQRVEAGRADLRATESAIFSRVVAAYMDVLRGQALVSLSANQVDVLSVNVDATSDRFEIGDLTRTDVAQSEARLAVAQSDLRSAQANLIAARETYIALVGDAPTDLAPPPPLPGFPDDVATAVDIALESNPDLIAARERAAAAGYDIDVAGSGRLPRVSVFAGYDYQNFLGSVADGRLDPTDPDSPIVPSDQTAAGASMGVSLRLPIFQGGRTAALQRQAQARASAALENVIAAERDVISQVRASWSSWQASLAIIESSQLAVSAAELSLEGVRAENSIGNRTILDVLNAEQELLQSRVQLVTARRNAYVAGFSLLAAMGRAEARDLGLADEGVLYDPVVNYDRVRGNVFDWARDPDPVAKSPRTVDVPAATAEIPETADSAD; translated from the coding sequence ATGATTTCGGGAGGGGTCCGCACAATTCTGGCACTTTCGGCAGCTGCCGGAGCGCTCGCTGTTCCGCAGGGCGCTGCACAAGCTGATACGCTTCAGGAGGCCCTAACCGACGCCTACCTGAACAATCCGACACTGGAAGCTGCACGCGCCCAATTGCGGGCGACCGACGCCGGCGTCCCTTTGGAGCGCGCCGCTGGCCTGCCATCGCTTGATGGCACTGCGACATATACCGAAGTTCTCAAACAGAACTCGACCAGCTTCTTCGCCCCTGGCCGGTCGCTGAACGCCGGGGTGGATCTGGGCGTACCGATCTATTCTGGCGGCGCGGTCAAGAACGCCGTCCGTTCGGCCGAACAGCGCGTCGAGGCCGGTCGCGCCGACTTGCGCGCCACCGAAAGCGCAATCTTCAGCCGGGTCGTTGCAGCATATATGGATGTGCTGCGCGGACAGGCTCTCGTCTCCCTCTCGGCCAACCAGGTCGATGTTCTGTCGGTCAATGTCGACGCCACAAGCGACCGCTTCGAGATAGGCGACCTGACACGTACCGACGTCGCCCAGTCGGAGGCGCGCCTTGCTGTCGCCCAGAGCGATCTGCGCAGTGCGCAAGCCAACCTTATCGCCGCTCGGGAAACCTATATCGCTCTTGTGGGCGATGCACCCACCGACCTTGCGCCGCCTCCCCCGCTTCCGGGCTTCCCGGATGACGTGGCCACGGCGGTCGATATCGCGCTCGAATCCAATCCCGACCTGATCGCTGCGCGTGAACGCGCGGCTGCTGCAGGTTACGACATCGACGTCGCTGGTTCCGGTCGCTTGCCGCGGGTTTCCGTATTCGCCGGATACGATTACCAGAACTTCCTCGGCAGCGTCGCGGATGGGCGCCTCGATCCCACCGATCCCGATAGCCCCATCGTACCGAGCGACCAGACCGCAGCAGGCGCCTCGATGGGCGTTTCGCTTCGTCTCCCGATTTTCCAGGGCGGTCGAACGGCAGCACTCCAGCGCCAGGCACAGGCCCGCGCCTCCGCCGCGCTCGAGAACGTCATCGCCGCAGAGCGCGACGTTATCTCGCAGGTGCGGGCATCGTGGTCGAGCTGGCAGGCCAGTCTCGCCATTATCGAAAGCTCGCAATTGGCCGTCTCTGCTGCCGAATTGAGCCTCGAAGGCGTGCGCGCGGAAAATTCGATCGGCAATCGGACGATCCTCGACGTACTCAATGCAGAACAGGAATTGCTGCAAAGCCGCGTCCAGCTGGTGACGGCACGGCGCAATGCCTATGTCGCGGGCTTCAGCCTCCTTGCCGCCATGGGCCGCGCCGAAGCGCGCGATCTCGGCCTGGCGGACGAGGGCGTCCTCTACGACCCCGTCGTCAATTATGACCGCGTGCGCGGCAATGTCTTCGACTGGGCGAGGGATCCCGACCCCGTGGCGAAGTCCCCGCGAACCGTGGATGTGCCTGCTGCGACTGCAGAAATTCCTGAAACTGCTGACTCGGCCGACTAG
- a CDS encoding DUF2497 domain-containing protein, producing the protein MAQQGEPSVEEILDSIKKVIARDSEERSEMIAERRSRRMPQAEASEPVDEQEAEDVLELGNDLVQEIDVDDDDHVAADDDDADALTRGDTRQAMRDNFAALAMLSQPGKQPQIVRQGETSLEGLARDMLRPMLADWLEKNLPGMVEELVKAEIARIAGKKS; encoded by the coding sequence ATGGCACAGCAAGGCGAACCTTCGGTCGAAGAGATCCTCGACTCGATCAAGAAAGTCATTGCGCGCGACAGCGAAGAGCGCAGCGAGATGATCGCCGAGCGTCGAAGCCGCCGCATGCCGCAAGCCGAAGCCAGCGAACCGGTCGATGAACAGGAAGCGGAAGACGTGCTCGAACTTGGCAACGACCTCGTCCAAGAGATCGATGTCGATGACGACGACCACGTTGCGGCCGATGACGACGATGCAGATGCCCTGACCCGCGGCGATACGCGTCAGGCGATGCGGGACAACTTTGCAGCATTGGCCATGCTCTCCCAGCCCGGAAAGCAACCGCAGATCGTTCGCCAGGGCGAAACTTCGCTCGAAGGCCTCGCGCGCGACATGCTACGCCCGATGCTGGCCGACTGGCTGGAAAAGAACCTGCCCGGGATGGTCGAAGAACTCGTGAAAGCAGAGATTGCCCGCATCGCCGGCAAGAAGAGCTAA
- a CDS encoding dipeptidyl-peptidase 5, with protein MTKNIRAALPLASAFALLATPLAAQDAAAPMSAQDLVTMPRLGSPTVNPEGTHAVYAVTTTDPESYKRSSALFLRSLSEPNTAPVKLDIDGGSASFGDDNWLYFIADGEGEDPTSQVWRARIAADGTVSDKAQVTALPRAVHGYSISPDGERIAIWTDIARTCVAIDCDDSAKAHLPGPGDGRLYEGDGGFFRHWDTWETPGTHSRVFTFPLENGMAVGTGIAVDGPLGAGGPNGDTPTMPFGGGEDVAWSSNGEGVFFTARETGAGEPYSTNLDIWFSDLSGNAPVNLTAENEALDALPTPSPDGQYLAYVAMARPTYEADRQVVMLRDLKTGVTTALTEAFDRSFQSLAWTPDSRWLVAGAQDVLDTPAYRIDPRNGSVERLDLMAGNEARISDITPLHGGDLVFTRNSIGAPSEMYLSRDWGQAKPMTQVAADVMERLAPVVVERFSFTGAGGDTVWGQITKLDGHEGPMPAILYVHGGPQGSFNDGWSSRWNPRVVASQGYAVISVDFHGSTGYGQAFTDSIRNDWGGKPLEDLQLGLAAALEKDSQIDGTRACAMGASYGGYMMNWIAGQWPDRFDCLVQHDGLFDMRSFYYTTEELWFPKWEFGGSYAENSAAYERWNPVNYVDNWQTPMLVIAGEQDFRVPYTQGLASFTALQERKIPSQLLVFPNENHWVLGAKNSLQWHNTVFAWLDRWLKPESDGE; from the coding sequence ATGACGAAGAACATTCGGGCCGCACTCCCGCTCGCTAGCGCATTTGCGCTCCTCGCCACGCCTCTTGCTGCGCAGGACGCTGCCGCACCGATGAGCGCGCAGGACCTTGTGACCATGCCCCGGCTTGGAAGCCCTACGGTCAATCCCGAAGGCACGCATGCCGTCTATGCGGTTACAACGACCGATCCGGAAAGCTACAAGCGCAGCAGCGCGCTCTTCCTGCGCTCCCTCTCCGAGCCAAACACGGCCCCCGTCAAACTCGATATCGACGGCGGTTCGGCCTCCTTCGGCGACGACAACTGGCTCTATTTCATCGCCGATGGCGAAGGTGAGGACCCGACGAGCCAGGTTTGGCGCGCACGTATCGCTGCAGACGGAACGGTTTCGGACAAGGCTCAGGTGACCGCCCTGCCCCGCGCGGTTCACGGTTACAGCATATCACCCGATGGCGAGCGAATTGCGATCTGGACAGATATCGCCCGCACTTGCGTTGCGATCGATTGCGACGACAGCGCCAAAGCTCACCTTCCGGGCCCCGGCGACGGGCGTCTTTACGAAGGCGACGGCGGTTTCTTCCGCCACTGGGACACTTGGGAAACGCCCGGAACGCACAGTCGTGTGTTCACTTTTCCGCTCGAGAACGGAATGGCCGTGGGAACAGGGATTGCCGTCGACGGTCCCTTGGGCGCTGGCGGCCCGAACGGCGACACACCCACCATGCCCTTTGGTGGCGGAGAAGACGTAGCGTGGTCGAGCAATGGCGAGGGAGTTTTCTTCACCGCCCGCGAAACGGGCGCGGGCGAGCCCTACTCCACCAATCTCGACATCTGGTTCTCCGACCTGTCGGGTAATGCGCCCGTCAATCTCACCGCTGAGAACGAAGCCCTCGACGCACTGCCCACACCTTCTCCGGACGGGCAATACCTCGCCTATGTCGCCATGGCGCGCCCGACCTATGAAGCCGACCGCCAGGTCGTCATGCTGCGCGACCTAAAGACCGGTGTGACGACCGCTCTTACCGAGGCATTCGATCGCAGCTTTCAAAGCCTTGCCTGGACCCCGGATTCGCGCTGGCTTGTGGCTGGCGCACAGGACGTGCTGGATACCCCGGCATACCGCATCGATCCGCGCAACGGATCGGTCGAGCGGCTCGATCTGATGGCCGGAAACGAGGCCCGGATTTCCGACATCACGCCGCTTCACGGCGGTGATCTGGTGTTCACGCGCAATTCGATCGGTGCGCCGTCCGAAATGTACCTGTCGCGTGACTGGGGTCAGGCCAAGCCGATGACGCAGGTCGCGGCCGACGTGATGGAACGGCTCGCTCCTGTCGTGGTCGAACGCTTCAGTTTCACTGGCGCCGGTGGCGATACCGTGTGGGGCCAGATTACCAAGCTCGACGGTCACGAAGGGCCCATGCCCGCCATCCTGTATGTGCACGGCGGCCCCCAAGGATCGTTCAACGACGGCTGGTCGAGCCGGTGGAACCCCCGCGTGGTCGCCAGCCAAGGTTACGCCGTCATCTCTGTCGACTTCCATGGATCGACGGGCTACGGGCAGGCCTTCACCGATAGCATCCGCAATGATTGGGGCGGAAAGCCCCTCGAAGACCTGCAACTGGGCCTCGCCGCAGCGCTGGAGAAAGACAGCCAGATCGACGGCACCCGCGCTTGCGCAATGGGTGCAAGCTACGGCGGTTACATGATGAACTGGATCGCCGGACAATGGCCCGACCGGTTCGACTGCCTCGTCCAGCACGACGGGCTCTTCGACATGCGCAGCTTCTATTACACGACGGAAGAACTGTGGTTTCCCAAGTGGGAATTCGGTGGTTCCTACGCGGAGAACAGCGCAGCTTACGAGCGCTGGAACCCCGTGAATTACGTCGACAACTGGCAGACCCCGATGCTCGTCATTGCCGGAGAGCAGGACTTCCGCGTCCCCTACACACAGGGGCTCGCGAGCTTTACGGCCCTGCAGGAACGCAAGATCCCGAGCCAGTTGCTGGTATTTCCCAACGAGAACCACTGGGTCCTAGGAGCGAAAAATTCGCTGCAATGGCACAACACCGTGTTCGCATGGCTCGACCGCTGGCTGAAACCGGAAAGCGACGGTGAGTAA
- a CDS encoding (2Fe-2S) ferredoxin domain-containing protein, with amino-acid sequence MSKSLEKAQRAFAKIGAGTVERQIFLCAVSEKQKCCSREDGKAAWNYLKKRMKDLGLVGREAKVQRSKADCLQICAKGPIAVVWPENVWYHSCNEEVLEAIIQRHLIGGVPVDEYRLQAPE; translated from the coding sequence GTGAGTAAGTCGCTGGAGAAGGCCCAGCGCGCCTTTGCCAAGATTGGAGCAGGCACGGTTGAGCGGCAGATTTTCCTGTGCGCAGTGAGCGAAAAGCAGAAATGCTGCTCACGCGAGGACGGCAAGGCGGCCTGGAACTACCTCAAGAAGAGGATGAAAGATCTCGGCCTCGTGGGGCGCGAGGCCAAGGTCCAGCGCAGCAAGGCGGATTGCTTGCAGATTTGCGCGAAAGGCCCCATCGCCGTCGTGTGGCCGGAGAATGTCTGGTACCATTCCTGCAACGAGGAAGTGCTCGAAGCGATAATCCAGCGCCACCTGATCGGCGGCGTTCCGGTCGACGAATACCGATTGCAGGCGCCCGAGTAG
- a CDS encoding CBS domain-containing protein, with protein sequence MNIGTLIEGRASSDIISVEVGQTVRDAVRILAEKRIGALPVLEQGRVAGIFSERDVIHRLAEEGQSCLDQRVGDVMTSPAITVERVTLIDDALALMTRRRIRHLPVIESEAMCGFISIGDLVKSRFDEVHHEAEALRDYITHA encoded by the coding sequence ATGAATATCGGCACACTTATCGAGGGTCGGGCAAGTTCGGACATTATCTCGGTGGAAGTGGGTCAGACCGTGCGCGATGCCGTTCGCATCCTGGCAGAAAAGCGGATCGGCGCCCTCCCCGTGCTCGAGCAGGGCCGTGTCGCGGGGATTTTCTCCGAACGCGATGTAATTCACCGCTTGGCCGAAGAGGGGCAAAGCTGCCTCGATCAGCGTGTCGGTGATGTGATGACCTCGCCCGCCATTACCGTGGAACGGGTGACGCTCATCGATGACGCTCTCGCCTTGATGACCCGGCGTCGAATCCGTCACCTTCCGGTCATCGAGAGCGAGGCGATGTGCGGCTTCATCTCGATCGGAGATCTCGTGAAGTCCCGCTTCGATGAGGTCCATCACGAAGCGGAAGCTTTGCGGGACTACATAACGCACGCTTGA
- a CDS encoding HesB/IscA family protein, which produces MADMLTLTPSAAARVAAIAEKQAKPAILRLSVEGGGCSGFQYKFDLSDGPDADDSVSETDGVRLVVDPVSLDLVAGSTVDFVESLGGAAFKVENPQAAAGCGCGSSFGI; this is translated from the coding sequence ATGGCTGATATGCTCACCCTTACCCCTTCGGCGGCTGCGCGAGTCGCGGCCATTGCCGAAAAGCAGGCAAAACCTGCTATCCTGCGCCTTTCCGTGGAAGGCGGCGGGTGCTCCGGCTTCCAGTACAAGTTCGATCTTTCCGACGGCCCCGATGCGGACGACAGCGTGAGCGAGACCGATGGCGTTCGCCTCGTAGTTGACCCTGTCAGCCTCGACCTGGTCGCGGGAAGCACGGTGGACTTCGTCGAATCCCTCGGCGGGGCTGCATTCAAGGTTGAAAACCCCCAGGCGGCGGCGGGATGCGGCTGCGGTTCGAGCTTCGGGATTTAG
- the xth gene encoding exodeoxyribonuclease III, producing MRIATFNINGIKARLPRLKEWLEETRPSVACLQEIKTMDEGFPAEEFEAIGYHAIWHGQKSFNGVAILADGVKPIEIQRGLGIDGPKDGEGEQARYLEAEVNGVRICNLYLPNGNPHPGPKFDYKLAWMEKLRARMKSVWAEEVPAVVLGDFNVIPEDKDVWSPKAMASDALMQPESRDAYFRLLGDGWTDAIDTLNPRGGIWTYWDYQAGAWQRDHGFRIDHLLLSPELADRMTAAGVDKEYRGREKSSDHTPVWVEIAD from the coding sequence ATGCGTATTGCGACCTTCAACATCAACGGGATCAAGGCCCGCCTGCCACGCCTCAAGGAATGGCTGGAAGAAACGCGCCCCTCTGTCGCCTGCCTGCAGGAAATCAAGACGATGGACGAAGGCTTTCCGGCCGAGGAATTCGAAGCCATCGGCTATCACGCGATCTGGCATGGGCAGAAGAGCTTCAATGGCGTCGCAATCCTGGCCGATGGCGTGAAGCCGATCGAAATCCAGCGCGGCCTCGGCATCGACGGGCCAAAGGACGGGGAGGGCGAGCAGGCTCGTTACCTGGAGGCGGAGGTGAACGGAGTTCGCATCTGCAACCTGTACCTGCCGAACGGAAATCCGCATCCCGGGCCGAAATTCGATTACAAGCTGGCGTGGATGGAGAAACTTCGCGCGCGGATGAAATCCGTGTGGGCGGAAGAAGTGCCTGCCGTGGTGCTGGGCGACTTCAATGTCATTCCGGAAGACAAGGACGTGTGGTCACCGAAGGCGATGGCTTCCGACGCCCTGATGCAGCCCGAATCACGCGATGCCTATTTCAGGCTGCTCGGTGACGGTTGGACCGATGCGATCGACACGCTCAATCCGCGTGGCGGGATTTGGACCTATTGGGATTACCAGGCGGGTGCGTGGCAGCGCGATCACGGCTTCAGGATCGACCACCTGCTTCTCTCGCCCGAACTTGCCGACCGCATGACGGCTGCAGGCGTCGACAAGGAATATCGCGGGCGCGAAAAGTCCAGCGATCACACGCCTGTCTGGGTCGAGATCGCCGACTGA
- a CDS encoding cell wall hydrolase has translation MRKTYLALAASAVTLVASFAGAEETGSIAFAAEAEGETIVSEAELTDEVVPVFVEGEVVQELPEETEATPEVPTEAPKAESLRALVSAMPPVGQLSEEMRCLAGAVYFESRGEPLEGQLAVAQVVINRSESRQFPSSYCGVVYQRAQFSFVRGGKMPRIKQGSAAWKRAKAVARIAHQGLWDSEADDSLYFHAHYVRPSWAKRKVARATIKTHIFYR, from the coding sequence ATGCGAAAGACTTACCTAGCCCTCGCGGCGAGCGCGGTTACGCTCGTTGCAAGTTTTGCCGGTGCAGAAGAAACCGGCTCCATCGCCTTCGCTGCAGAAGCGGAAGGCGAAACGATCGTCTCCGAAGCCGAACTGACCGACGAGGTCGTGCCGGTTTTCGTCGAAGGCGAAGTCGTCCAGGAGCTTCCTGAAGAAACGGAAGCCACCCCCGAAGTTCCCACCGAAGCGCCGAAGGCCGAAAGCCTGCGCGCTCTGGTTTCTGCTATGCCGCCGGTCGGACAGCTGTCGGAAGAAATGCGCTGCCTCGCCGGCGCCGTATATTTCGAATCGCGCGGTGAGCCGCTCGAAGGCCAGCTGGCTGTCGCGCAGGTCGTCATCAATCGTAGCGAATCGCGTCAGTTCCCCTCCAGCTACTGCGGAGTCGTGTACCAGCGAGCCCAGTTCAGCTTTGTCCGCGGCGGAAAGATGCCGCGCATCAAGCAGGGCTCTGCCGCCTGGAAGCGCGCCAAGGCCGTTGCGCGTATTGCGCACCAGGGCCTGTGGGACAGCGAAGCCGACGATTCGCTGTATTTCCATGCGCATTACGTCCGTCCCAGCTGGGCGAAGCGCAAAGTCGCTCGCGCCACCATCAAGACGCACATCTTCTACCGTTAA
- a CDS encoding DUF1491 family protein — MSHGFEDARLPTHIEVSGLIRSAQAAGGFAMVLQAGERDAGTLAILTTHSGKNTMLWERMPLMDGRRRFQVTKSQDAEKTEEFDDYIRRRMTQDPDLWILELDGPEMERLVDSDPR, encoded by the coding sequence TTGAGCCACGGCTTCGAAGACGCGCGGCTGCCGACACATATCGAAGTCAGTGGCCTTATCCGCAGTGCGCAAGCCGCCGGAGGATTCGCCATGGTGCTGCAGGCAGGCGAGCGCGATGCGGGAACGCTGGCCATATTAACCACTCACAGTGGCAAAAATACAATGCTTTGGGAGCGTATGCCCCTAATGGACGGCAGGCGTCGTTTTCAGGTCACTAAGTCGCAAGACGCTGAAAAAACAGAAGAATTTGATGATTATATCCGTCGCCGCATGACGCAGGATCCCGATCTTTGGATTCTGGAACTGGATGGCCCCGAAATGGAACGGCTCGTCGATTCCGACCCCCGTTAA
- a CDS encoding PaaI family thioesterase, with protein MAMSGNSGAEGHWRALEGLYASAPINHLFDSKLDITGEGRARITFDVTEAAYHAAGAAHGTIYFKMLDDAAFYAANTLVTDRFLLTTSFNLHFTKPVREGRVVAEGRWVSGKRRVFVAESRLVDAEGDEIGRGTGTFMKSRISLSSLPGYAA; from the coding sequence ATGGCAATGTCTGGCAATAGCGGGGCGGAGGGCCATTGGCGCGCCCTGGAGGGGTTGTACGCCTCTGCCCCGATCAACCACCTGTTCGATTCGAAGCTCGATATCACCGGTGAGGGCCGCGCGCGCATTACGTTCGATGTAACGGAAGCGGCCTATCACGCTGCCGGTGCGGCGCATGGCACCATCTATTTCAAGATGCTCGACGATGCCGCTTTCTACGCTGCGAACACACTCGTCACCGATCGCTTCCTGTTGACGACTTCCTTCAACCTCCACTTCACCAAACCGGTTCGCGAAGGACGGGTTGTCGCAGAAGGCCGCTGGGTCAGCGGCAAGCGCAGGGTCTTCGTGGCCGAATCGCGGCTCGTCGATGCAGAAGGCGATGAAATAGGGCGCGGAACGGGGACGTTCATGAAGTCCCGCATCTCTCTTTCTAGCCTGCCGGGATACGCCGCTTGA
- the hpf gene encoding ribosome hibernation-promoting factor, HPF/YfiA family codes for MDIRVSGHQIDTGAALQTHVEDRMQGIVDKHFNRAISSHVTFGKAAGGAFSSDIVTHVMQGLILKGHAEAHDIHQAFDKAAAKIEKQLRRYKRRIQNRHEQAQYAMREEEAAYTIFAAPEPENDDEITSDSPPIVAETSAMIPECSVADAVMMLDLQNTNALLFKNGATEAHNMVYRRPDGSIGWVEPR; via the coding sequence ATGGATATTCGCGTCTCGGGTCACCAGATCGATACCGGCGCTGCGCTGCAGACCCATGTCGAAGACCGTATGCAGGGCATCGTCGACAAGCATTTCAACCGTGCGATTTCCTCCCACGTCACCTTCGGGAAGGCGGCAGGGGGCGCGTTCTCCTCGGACATCGTTACACACGTAATGCAGGGTCTTATCCTGAAGGGTCATGCGGAAGCCCACGACATCCACCAGGCATTCGACAAGGCGGCTGCAAAAATCGAGAAGCAGCTGCGCCGGTACAAGAGGCGTATCCAGAACCGGCACGAGCAAGCACAGTACGCGATGCGCGAGGAAGAGGCGGCCTACACTATCTTCGCCGCACCCGAGCCCGAGAACGACGATGAAATCACGTCGGACAGTCCGCCGATCGTTGCGGAGACAAGTGCCATGATCCCCGAATGCTCTGTTGCCGACGCGGTCATGATGCTCGACCTGCAGAACACCAACGCGCTGTTGTTCAAGAACGGGGCGACGGAAGCGCACAACATGGTCTATCGCCGGCCAGACGGTTCGATCGGCTGGGTCGAACCGCGCTGA